The Mycobacterium seoulense genome has a window encoding:
- a CDS encoding 3-oxoacyl-ACP reductase, translating into MTSSTNATDLSGRVAVVTGAAAGLGRAEALGLARLGATVVVNDIAAALDASDVIDEINSAGSKAVAVAGDISERATADELVAQADSLGGLDVVVNNAGITRDRMLFNMSDEEWDLVIAVHLRGHFLLTRNAATYWRSKAKEAGGTVFGRLVNTASEAGLVGPVGQANYGAAKAGIISLTLTAARALGRYGVCANAICPRARTAMTADVFGAAPEVEPGGVDPLSPEHVVSLVKFLSSPAAAEVNGQVFIVYGPRVTLVAAPTAEHQFSAEGPAWDPAQLGATLREYFAGRDPERNFSAVGLMEQ; encoded by the coding sequence TTGACTAGCAGTACGAACGCGACCGATCTGTCCGGGAGGGTCGCGGTGGTGACCGGTGCCGCCGCGGGACTGGGGCGCGCCGAGGCTCTCGGCCTGGCCCGGCTCGGCGCCACCGTGGTGGTCAACGACATCGCGGCCGCGCTGGATGCCTCCGACGTCATCGACGAGATCAACTCGGCGGGTTCGAAGGCCGTCGCGGTCGCCGGCGACATCAGCGAACGCGCGACCGCCGACGAGCTGGTCGCCCAGGCCGACAGCCTGGGTGGGCTGGACGTGGTGGTCAACAACGCGGGGATCACCCGCGACCGGATGCTGTTCAACATGTCCGACGAGGAATGGGATCTGGTCATCGCCGTGCATCTGCGTGGCCACTTCCTGCTGACCCGCAACGCGGCCACCTACTGGCGCTCGAAGGCCAAGGAAGCGGGGGGAACCGTCTTCGGCCGCCTGGTCAACACCGCGTCGGAGGCGGGGCTGGTCGGCCCGGTCGGTCAGGCCAACTATGGCGCCGCCAAGGCCGGCATCATCTCGCTCACCCTGACCGCCGCCCGGGCGCTGGGCCGCTACGGCGTGTGCGCCAACGCGATCTGTCCGCGCGCCCGCACCGCCATGACGGCCGACGTCTTCGGTGCCGCACCGGAAGTGGAGCCGGGCGGGGTCGACCCGCTGTCGCCCGAGCACGTCGTCAGCCTGGTCAAGTTCTTGTCATCGCCGGCCGCCGCAGAAGTCAACGGTCAGGTCTTTATTGTTTACGGGCCGCGGGTGACACTGGTTGCGGCGCCGACCGCGGAGCACCAATTCAGCGCCGAGGGGCCGGCCTGGGACCCCGCACAACTGGGCGCAACGCTGCGCGAGTACTTTGCTGGGCGGGATCCGGAGCGGAACTTTTCCGCGGTCGGACTGATGGAGCAATAA
- a CDS encoding ferredoxin has translation MRVIVDRDRCEGNAVCMGIAPDIFDLDDEDYAVVKLDPIPPDQEQLAERAIAECPRAALLRGE, from the coding sequence GTGCGGGTGATCGTCGACCGTGACCGGTGTGAAGGCAACGCCGTGTGCATGGGAATCGCGCCGGATATCTTCGATCTGGACGACGAGGATTACGCGGTCGTGAAGCTCGACCCGATTCCACCCGACCAGGAGCAGCTGGCCGAGCGGGCGATCGCCGAATGCCCGCGCGCCGCGCTGTTGCGGGGCGAGTAA
- a CDS encoding acyl-CoA dehydrogenase: protein MRISYTPEQEELRRELRSYFTTLMTPERREALSSVQGEYGTGNVYRETVAQMGKDGWLTLNWPKEYGGQDRSPMDSLIFTDEAAIAGAPVPFLTINSVAPTIMAFGTDEQKKFFLPKIAAGELHFSIGYSEPGAGTDLANLRTTAVRDGDDYVINGQKMWTSLIAYADWVWLAVRTNPEAKKHRGISMLVVPTTAEGFSWTPVHTMAGPDTSATYYSDVRVPVTNLIGEENGGWKLVTNQLNHERVALVSPAPIFMALREVREWAQNTKDSSGARLIDSEWVQINLARVHAKAEVLKLINWELASSANDSLGPADASAAKVYGTELATEAYRLLMEVLGTAATVRQDSPGALLRGRVERMHRACLILTFGGGTNEVQRDIIGMVALGLPRNR from the coding sequence ATGCGCATCAGTTATACCCCTGAACAAGAGGAGCTGCGTCGCGAACTGCGGTCGTACTTCACCACGCTTATGACGCCGGAGCGCCGCGAGGCGCTGAGCTCCGTCCAGGGCGAGTACGGGACGGGCAACGTCTATCGCGAGACCGTCGCGCAGATGGGCAAGGACGGGTGGCTGACCCTGAACTGGCCCAAGGAGTACGGCGGGCAGGACCGCTCCCCGATGGACTCCCTGATCTTCACCGACGAGGCGGCCATCGCCGGCGCCCCGGTGCCGTTCCTGACGATCAACAGCGTGGCGCCGACGATCATGGCGTTCGGCACCGACGAGCAGAAGAAATTCTTCCTGCCCAAGATCGCCGCCGGTGAGCTGCACTTCTCCATCGGCTACTCGGAGCCGGGCGCCGGCACCGACCTGGCCAACCTGCGCACCACCGCGGTGCGCGACGGTGACGACTACGTCATCAACGGCCAGAAGATGTGGACCAGCCTGATCGCCTACGCCGACTGGGTCTGGCTCGCGGTCCGCACCAACCCCGAAGCGAAGAAGCACCGCGGCATCTCGATGCTGGTCGTGCCGACGACCGCCGAGGGTTTCTCCTGGACACCCGTGCACACCATGGCCGGGCCGGACACCAGCGCTACCTACTACTCCGACGTGCGGGTGCCGGTGACCAACCTGATCGGCGAGGAAAACGGCGGCTGGAAGCTGGTGACCAACCAGCTCAACCACGAGCGCGTGGCCCTGGTGTCGCCGGCGCCCATCTTCATGGCGCTGCGCGAGGTCCGCGAATGGGCGCAGAACACCAAGGATTCCAGTGGCGCCCGCCTGATCGACTCGGAGTGGGTGCAGATCAACCTGGCCCGCGTGCACGCCAAGGCCGAGGTGCTCAAGCTCATCAACTGGGAGCTGGCGTCGTCGGCCAACGACTCGCTGGGGCCGGCTGACGCGTCGGCGGCCAAGGTGTACGGCACCGAGCTGGCCACCGAGGCCTACCGGCTGCTGATGGAGGTGCTGGGGACCGCGGCGACCGTGCGCCAGGATTCGCCGGGCGCTCTGCTGCGCGGCCGGGTCGAGCGGATGCACCGCGCCTGCCTGATCCTGACCTTCGGCGGCGGCACCAACGAAGTGCAGCGCGACATCATCGGGATGGTCGCGCTGGGACTGCCCCGGAACCGCTGA
- a CDS encoding acyl-CoA dehydrogenase family protein: protein MDFSTTEAANDLGGLVDTIVNSVCTPEHQRELDKLDQRFDRELWSKLIDAGILTSAAATSVGGDGFGVLEQVAILVALGHQLAAVPYLDSVMLGAGALARFGTEELQQDWGTPAVSGEKVLAVALLGEMGEGPVQATRAGDGYRLTGTRTQVGFGPVADAFLVPAETDSGTAVFLVAADDPGVSVTAMETTGLGSVGHLALDGTGVDGARMVGGAEVVVWLDTLAALGRSAFQLGVLERGLQLTAEYAREREQFDRPIGSFQAVSQRLADGYIDVKGLRLTLTQAAWKVSEDVPADIDVASAAFWAADAGHRVAHTIVHVHGGVGVDTDHPVHRYFLAAKEAEFALGGATGQLRRIGRELAETPA, encoded by the coding sequence ATGGATTTTTCGACAACAGAAGCGGCGAACGATCTCGGTGGCCTGGTCGACACGATCGTGAACTCGGTGTGCACGCCGGAGCACCAGCGTGAACTCGACAAGCTCGACCAGAGGTTCGACCGCGAGCTCTGGAGCAAGCTCATCGACGCCGGCATCCTGACCAGCGCCGCGGCCACCTCGGTCGGCGGCGACGGATTCGGGGTGCTCGAGCAGGTCGCGATCCTGGTGGCGTTGGGTCATCAGCTGGCGGCCGTTCCGTATCTGGACTCGGTGATGCTGGGTGCCGGCGCGCTGGCCCGCTTCGGCACCGAAGAGCTGCAACAGGATTGGGGCACCCCGGCGGTCAGCGGCGAGAAGGTCCTCGCCGTCGCGCTCCTCGGCGAGATGGGTGAGGGACCGGTGCAGGCCACCCGCGCCGGTGACGGCTACCGCCTCACCGGCACTCGCACCCAGGTCGGTTTCGGGCCGGTGGCCGACGCGTTCCTCGTTCCGGCCGAGACCGATTCCGGCACAGCTGTTTTCCTTGTCGCCGCCGATGATCCCGGGGTTTCGGTGACCGCGATGGAGACCACCGGCCTGGGCAGCGTCGGGCACCTGGCGCTGGACGGTACCGGAGTGGACGGAGCGCGGATGGTCGGCGGCGCCGAGGTCGTCGTCTGGCTCGACACGCTCGCGGCTCTGGGCCGCAGCGCCTTCCAGCTCGGAGTGCTGGAACGCGGGTTGCAGCTCACCGCCGAGTACGCCCGCGAGCGCGAGCAGTTCGATCGCCCGATCGGCAGCTTCCAGGCGGTGTCACAGCGGCTGGCCGATGGCTACATCGACGTCAAAGGCTTGCGGCTCACGCTCACTCAGGCGGCGTGGAAGGTCTCCGAGGATGTCCCGGCCGACATCGACGTGGCCAGCGCCGCGTTCTGGGCCGCCGACGCGGGGCACCGGGTGGCGCACACCATCGTGCACGTGCACGGCGGCGTCGGGGTGGACACCGATCACCCGGTGCACCGCTACTTCCTGGCCGCCAAGGAGGCCGAGTTCGCGTTGGGCGGTGCCACCGGTCAGCTGCGCCGGATCGGTCGCGAGCTGGCCGAAACCCCTGCCTAG
- the fadD17 gene encoding long-chain-fatty-acid--CoA ligase FadD17: MPADPTVTKLLVPLAEIDDRGVHFEDSYTSWRDHLRHGAAIAAALRARLDPAKPPHVGVLLENTPFFSAMLAAAGMSGIVPVGLNPVRRGDALARDIAHADCQVVLADSNSAAALGDIAHVDVDSTEWADEVAAHRDAEPRFRSATATDLFMLIFTSGTSGEPKAVKCSHGKVAIAGVTMTQRFDLGRDDVCYVSMPLFHSNAVLVGWAVAAACQGSLALRRKFSASNFLPDVRRFGATYANYVGKPLSYVLATPERPDDADNPLRAVYGNEGVPRDVERFARRFGCVVQDGFGSTEGGVAIARTPDTPDGALGPLPEGVEIVDPDTGEPCAPGVVGELVNTAGPGRFEGYYNDEAAEAERMAGGVYHTGDLAYRDDDGYAYFAGRLGDWMRVDGENLGAAPIERVLLRHPDVTEVAVYAVPDPVVGDQVMAAVVMTPGAEFDAEKFRGFLAGQPDLGPKQWPSYVRVSRQLPRTVTFKVLKRQLAAQGVDCEDPVVRIQPQTARGRPVLDEDT; the protein is encoded by the coding sequence CTGCCTGCCGATCCGACGGTCACCAAACTGCTGGTACCGCTTGCCGAGATCGACGACCGGGGCGTCCACTTCGAGGACTCGTACACCAGCTGGCGCGATCACCTGCGCCACGGTGCCGCGATCGCGGCGGCGCTGCGCGCCCGCCTCGACCCGGCCAAGCCACCACACGTCGGGGTGCTGCTGGAGAACACCCCGTTCTTCTCGGCGATGCTGGCGGCGGCCGGCATGTCCGGGATCGTGCCGGTGGGGCTCAACCCGGTGCGCCGCGGCGACGCGCTGGCCCGCGACATCGCCCACGCCGATTGCCAAGTGGTGCTGGCCGACTCGAATTCGGCCGCCGCGCTGGGCGACATCGCCCACGTGGACGTCGATTCCACCGAGTGGGCCGACGAGGTGGCCGCGCATCGGGATGCCGAGCCGCGTTTCCGATCCGCGACGGCCACCGACCTTTTCATGCTGATCTTCACCTCGGGCACCAGTGGCGAGCCGAAGGCGGTGAAGTGCAGCCACGGCAAGGTTGCGATCGCGGGGGTGACGATGACCCAGCGATTCGACCTCGGGCGCGACGACGTCTGCTATGTGTCGATGCCGCTCTTTCATTCCAACGCGGTGCTGGTCGGCTGGGCGGTGGCGGCGGCCTGCCAGGGCTCATTGGCGTTGCGGCGCAAGTTCTCGGCATCCAACTTCCTGCCGGATGTGCGCCGCTTCGGCGCCACCTACGCCAACTACGTCGGCAAGCCGCTGTCGTATGTGCTCGCCACACCCGAGCGGCCCGACGACGCGGACAACCCCCTGCGAGCGGTGTACGGCAACGAGGGTGTGCCCCGCGATGTCGAACGCTTCGCGCGCCGGTTCGGCTGCGTCGTGCAGGACGGCTTCGGTTCCACCGAGGGCGGGGTGGCGATCGCGCGCACCCCCGACACCCCGGACGGGGCGCTGGGACCGCTGCCCGAGGGCGTCGAGATCGTCGACCCCGACACCGGTGAGCCCTGCGCGCCGGGAGTCGTCGGCGAGTTGGTGAACACCGCCGGGCCGGGCCGATTCGAGGGTTACTACAACGACGAGGCCGCCGAGGCCGAGCGGATGGCGGGTGGGGTGTACCACACCGGCGACCTCGCCTACCGGGACGACGACGGCTACGCGTACTTTGCCGGGCGGCTTGGTGATTGGATGCGGGTCGACGGCGAAAACCTGGGCGCCGCCCCGATCGAGCGGGTGCTGCTGCGCCACCCCGACGTGACGGAGGTGGCCGTGTACGCGGTGCCGGATCCGGTGGTCGGTGACCAGGTCATGGCCGCGGTGGTGATGACGCCCGGGGCCGAATTCGACGCCGAGAAGTTCCGCGGATTCCTGGCCGGACAGCCCGACCTCGGGCCCAAGCAGTGGCCGTCGTACGTCAGGGTCAGCCGGCAACTCCCCCGCACGGTGACCTTCAAGGTGCTCAAGCGCCAGTTGGCGGCGCAGGGTGTCGACTGCGAAGATCCCGTGGTACGGATCCAGCCGCAAACGGCGAGGGGAAGGCCGGTGCTTGATGAAGATACGTGA
- a CDS encoding serine hydrolase: MTSRPLETALEASFDQLSAAVAADVGVAIARPDRTYSLGRWWSGVAWSTIKVPLAIAALRSDWLRAKDLAVKAITESDNRASEQLWSHLGDPEEAARRVQGVIAEGGDTATVVESRRLRRGYTAFGQTQWTLQRQARFAAELASIPGSADVIDLMQRLTSGHRWGLAAKGFAAKGGWGPGINGDYLVRQFGIVPTPSGNWGVALAARVHDGVLETGVDVVNTMSDWVLSRLPGLARY, translated from the coding sequence ATGACTTCTCGGCCCCTGGAGACCGCGCTCGAAGCGAGCTTCGATCAGCTGTCCGCCGCCGTGGCGGCGGACGTCGGCGTCGCGATCGCCCGACCGGATCGCACCTACTCGCTGGGCCGCTGGTGGTCCGGTGTCGCATGGTCGACGATCAAGGTGCCGCTGGCGATCGCGGCGCTGCGCAGCGATTGGCTGCGCGCCAAGGATCTCGCGGTCAAGGCGATCACGGAATCCGACAATCGTGCATCCGAGCAATTGTGGTCCCACTTGGGCGATCCGGAGGAAGCGGCACGGCGCGTGCAAGGTGTGATCGCCGAAGGCGGTGATACCGCCACGGTGGTCGAATCGCGCCGGCTTCGGCGGGGATATACCGCGTTCGGGCAAACGCAGTGGACCCTGCAGCGGCAGGCCCGGTTCGCGGCCGAGCTGGCTTCGATCCCCGGTTCGGCCGACGTGATCGATCTGATGCAGCGGCTCACCAGCGGCCATCGCTGGGGGCTCGCCGCCAAAGGCTTTGCCGCGAAAGGCGGTTGGGGGCCCGGGATCAACGGTGACTACCTGGTGCGGCAGTTCGGGATCGTGCCCACGCCGTCGGGAAACTGGGGCGTGGCGCTGGCCGCCAGGGTGCACGACGGCGTGTTGGAGACGGGCGTCGACGTCGTGAACACGATGTCGGACTGGGTCCTCAGCCGACTCCCCGGCCTAGCCCGTTATTGA
- a CDS encoding acetolactate synthase large subunit translates to MNGAQALINTLVDGGVDVCFANPGTSEMHFVAALDTVPRMRGVLALFEGVATGAADGYARIAGRPAAVLLHLGPGLGNGLANLHNARRAQVPMVVVVGDHATYHKKYDAPLESDIDALAGTVSGWVRRTEHTADVASDAAEAIAASRSGPRISTLILPADVSWSDGAQAAGALPAQPAGAEPRLAFEAIEVLRSGEPTVLMIGGDATRGPGLAAAARIAQATGARLLCETFPARLERGAGVPAVERLAYFAEAATAQLDGAKHLVLAGAKSPVSFFAYPGMPSDLVPAGCEVHLLAGHSGAAEALAAVADEVAPGTVAPVADAARPQLPTGALTSASAADVVGALLPEGAIVVDESNTSGVLLAQATAGAPAHDWLTLTGGAIGYGIPAAVGAAVAAPDRPVLCLESDGSAMYTISGLWTQARENLNVTTVIYDNSAYDILRIELARVGAGSAPGPKALDLLDLSRPTMDFVKISEGMGVPARRVTTAEELADALRRALNEAGPHLIDAVVPSITG, encoded by the coding sequence GTGAACGGTGCCCAGGCCCTGATCAACACCCTGGTCGACGGTGGCGTCGACGTGTGCTTCGCCAACCCGGGCACCTCGGAGATGCACTTCGTGGCCGCGCTGGACACCGTGCCGCGAATGCGCGGCGTGCTGGCCCTGTTCGAGGGTGTCGCGACCGGGGCGGCCGACGGCTACGCCCGCATCGCCGGTCGGCCGGCGGCGGTGCTGCTGCACCTGGGGCCCGGACTGGGCAACGGTCTGGCGAACCTGCACAACGCCCGGCGCGCCCAGGTGCCGATGGTGGTGGTCGTCGGCGACCACGCCACCTATCACAAGAAGTACGACGCCCCTTTGGAATCCGACATCGACGCGCTGGCCGGCACGGTCTCGGGGTGGGTGCGCCGCACCGAACACACCGCCGACGTCGCGTCCGACGCCGCAGAGGCGATCGCGGCCAGCCGCTCCGGCCCGCGGATCTCGACGCTGATCCTGCCCGCCGACGTGTCCTGGTCGGACGGGGCGCAAGCGGCCGGCGCCCTGCCCGCGCAACCCGCGGGGGCCGAGCCCCGGTTGGCGTTCGAGGCCATCGAGGTGCTGCGTTCGGGGGAACCCACGGTGCTCATGATCGGTGGCGACGCCACCCGCGGGCCTGGCCTCGCCGCCGCCGCTCGGATCGCGCAGGCGACCGGGGCCCGGTTGTTGTGCGAGACGTTCCCGGCGCGGCTGGAGCGCGGCGCGGGCGTCCCCGCGGTCGAGCGACTGGCGTATTTCGCCGAGGCCGCCACCGCCCAGCTGGACGGCGCCAAGCATCTGGTGCTGGCGGGCGCGAAGTCGCCGGTGTCCTTCTTCGCCTACCCGGGCATGCCCAGCGACCTCGTCCCGGCCGGCTGTGAGGTGCATCTGCTCGCGGGGCACAGCGGTGCCGCCGAGGCGCTGGCCGCGGTGGCCGACGAGGTGGCGCCCGGAACCGTGGCGCCCGTCGCGGATGCGGCGCGGCCGCAACTGCCGACGGGTGCCCTGACGTCCGCGTCGGCGGCCGACGTGGTCGGGGCGCTGCTGCCGGAGGGGGCGATCGTGGTCGACGAGTCCAACACCTCCGGTGTGCTGCTCGCCCAGGCCACGGCGGGAGCGCCGGCCCACGATTGGCTGACGCTGACCGGCGGTGCGATCGGGTACGGCATCCCGGCCGCGGTGGGCGCCGCGGTGGCCGCCCCCGACCGCCCGGTGCTCTGCCTGGAATCCGACGGGTCGGCGATGTACACGATCTCCGGGCTGTGGACCCAGGCGCGGGAAAACCTGAACGTGACCACGGTGATCTACGACAACAGCGCCTACGACATCCTGCGGATCGAGTTGGCACGGGTAGGGGCGGGATCGGCTCCCGGCCCCAAGGCGCTTGACCTCCTCGACTTGTCGCGCCCCACAATGGATTTCGTCAAGATCAGCGAGGGGATGGGAGTGCCGGCGCGGCGCGTCACCACCGCCGAGGAACTCGCCGACGCGCTGCGTCGCGCCTTGAACGAGGCGGGCCCGCACCTGATCGACGCCGTGGTGCCGTCAATAACGGGCTAG
- a CDS encoding amidohydrolase family protein, with translation MTIDVWMQHPTLRFLGSDMLASLRRWTGGSIPDTEIPIEMTVASMDAAGIQLGLLSAWRGPRGQDLISNDEVAEWISLHPKRFAGLATVDLDRPMEAVRELRRRVGDGFVGLRVVPWLWEAPPTDRRYYPLYAQCVESGVPFCTQVGHTGPLRPSETGRPIPYIDQVALDFPELVIVCGHVGYPWTEEMVAVARKHENVYIDTSAYTLKRLPPELVRFMKTGTGQRKVLFGTNYPMIAPLRALEALDELGLSEDGRRDFLHANAERVFKLEAVT, from the coding sequence ATGACGATCGACGTATGGATGCAGCACCCGACGCTGCGATTCCTGGGCAGCGACATGCTGGCCTCGCTGCGGCGCTGGACCGGTGGGTCCATTCCGGACACCGAGATCCCCATCGAGATGACCGTCGCATCGATGGACGCCGCCGGGATCCAACTCGGCTTGCTCAGCGCGTGGCGCGGTCCACGCGGCCAGGATCTGATCTCCAACGACGAGGTTGCCGAGTGGATCAGCCTGCACCCGAAGCGGTTCGCGGGCCTGGCCACCGTGGACCTGGACCGCCCGATGGAGGCGGTCCGCGAACTGCGGCGACGGGTCGGCGACGGCTTCGTCGGCCTCCGGGTGGTGCCGTGGCTATGGGAGGCACCGCCCACCGATCGCCGCTACTACCCGCTGTACGCCCAGTGCGTGGAGTCCGGGGTGCCGTTTTGCACCCAGGTGGGTCATACCGGTCCCCTGCGGCCCTCGGAGACCGGCCGTCCGATCCCGTACATCGACCAGGTGGCCCTGGACTTCCCGGAACTGGTGATCGTGTGCGGGCACGTCGGCTACCCGTGGACCGAGGAGATGGTCGCCGTGGCCCGCAAGCATGAGAACGTCTACATCGACACGTCGGCCTATACCCTCAAGCGGCTGCCGCCGGAGCTCGTCCGGTTCATGAAAACCGGTACGGGGCAACGCAAAGTGCTGTTCGGCACCAATTATCCGATGATCGCGCCGCTCCGCGCGCTGGAGGCCCTCGACGAACTCGGGCTCAGCGAGGACGGGCGCCGCGACTTTCTCCACGCCAACGCCGAACGCGTTTTCAAACTGGAGGCAGTCACGTGA
- a CDS encoding fructosamine kinase family protein — MTDFVKQHPGAPAGYFAWEAAGLRWLSAVDGGVPCAQVISVGSTSLTLRRLDSVTPTREAALAFGGRLAVMHHAGAPAFGAGPDGWDGAGFFGPLSQPLPMSLCRHARWGEFYAEERLAPMAELAAARLDAATRRAIDSVVARCRAGDFDDDDPPARLHGDLWGGNVMWTPDGVVLIDPAAHAGHRETDLAMLALFGCPHLEAVLDGYQRVRSLGPGWRDRVGLHQLFPLLAHVVLFGSGYARQTHAAARSALAA, encoded by the coding sequence TTGACCGATTTCGTCAAGCAACACCCGGGGGCCCCGGCCGGCTACTTCGCCTGGGAAGCCGCGGGGCTGCGCTGGCTTTCGGCCGTCGACGGTGGCGTGCCGTGCGCACAGGTGATTTCCGTCGGCTCGACGAGCCTGACCCTGCGGCGGCTTGATTCGGTGACACCGACCCGCGAGGCGGCCCTCGCGTTCGGCGGCCGGCTCGCGGTCATGCACCACGCGGGCGCCCCGGCGTTCGGCGCCGGGCCGGACGGCTGGGACGGGGCCGGATTCTTCGGGCCGCTGTCGCAGCCGTTGCCGATGTCGCTGTGCCGGCACGCGCGCTGGGGCGAGTTTTACGCCGAGGAGCGGTTGGCGCCGATGGCCGAGCTCGCCGCGGCGCGGCTGGACGCTGCCACCCGCCGTGCGATCGATTCGGTGGTAGCGCGCTGTCGCGCGGGCGACTTCGACGACGACGACCCGCCGGCCAGGCTCCACGGCGACCTGTGGGGCGGCAATGTGATGTGGACGCCCGACGGGGTGGTACTGATCGACCCGGCCGCCCACGCCGGCCATCGCGAGACCGACCTGGCGATGCTCGCACTGTTCGGGTGCCCGCACCTCGAGGCAGTCCTCGACGGTTACCAGCGGGTGCGATCGCTGGGACCGGGCTGGCGCGACCGCGTCGGGCTGCACCAGCTGTTCCCGCTGCTGGCGCACGTCGTGTTGTTCGGCTCGGGCTACGCGCGGCAGACACATGCCGCCGCGCGCAGCGCGTTGGCCGCCTAA
- a CDS encoding acyl-CoA synthetase — MAVALNIADLAEHAIDAVPDRVALICGDEKLTYAELEEKANRLAHYLMDQGVKKDDKVGLYCRNRIEIVIAMLGIVKAGAILVNVNYRYVEGELRYLFDNSDMVALVHERQYSDRVANVLPDTPDVKTILVIEDGSDNDYQRYGGVEFYSAIAQGSPERDFGERSADDIYLLYTGGTTGFPKGVMWRHEDIYRVLLGGTDFATGEFVKDEYDLAKGATANPPMVRYPIPPMIHGATQSATWMSIFSGQTTVLAPEFNADEVWRTIHEHKVNLLFFTGDAMARPLLDALLAAQEGAEGEAYDLSSLFLLASTAALFSPSIKEKLLELLPNRVITDSIGSSETGFGGTSIVAKDAPHSSGPRVTIDHRTVVLDEEGNEVKPGSGVRGFIAKKGNIPVGYYKDEKKTAETFKTINGVRYAIPGDWAMVEEDGTVTMLGRGSVSINSGGEKIYPEEVEAALKGHPDVFDALVVGVPDPRYGQHVAAVVQPRPGSRPTLAELDRFVRSEIAGYKVPRSLWLVDEVKRSPAGKPDYRWAKDQTEARPADDVHAAHVSA; from the coding sequence GTGGCCGTGGCCCTGAATATTGCCGATCTTGCCGAGCACGCCATCGACGCTGTGCCTGACCGTGTCGCCCTCATCTGCGGCGACGAGAAGTTGACCTACGCCGAGTTGGAGGAGAAGGCCAACCGGCTGGCGCACTACCTGATGGATCAGGGCGTCAAGAAGGACGACAAGGTCGGGCTGTACTGCCGCAACCGCATCGAGATCGTCATCGCCATGCTCGGCATCGTCAAGGCGGGCGCCATCCTGGTGAACGTCAACTACCGCTACGTCGAGGGTGAGCTCCGCTACCTGTTCGACAACTCCGACATGGTCGCGCTGGTCCACGAGCGGCAGTACTCCGACCGGGTGGCCAACGTGCTGCCGGACACCCCCGACGTCAAGACGATCCTGGTCATCGAGGACGGCTCGGACAACGACTACCAGCGCTACGGCGGCGTCGAGTTCTACTCGGCGATCGCGCAGGGCTCGCCCGAGCGCGACTTCGGCGAGCGCAGCGCGGACGACATCTACCTGCTCTACACCGGCGGCACCACCGGCTTCCCGAAGGGCGTGATGTGGCGCCACGAGGACATCTACCGCGTGCTGTTGGGCGGAACCGACTTCGCCACAGGCGAATTCGTCAAGGACGAGTACGACCTGGCCAAGGGGGCGACCGCCAACCCGCCGATGGTGCGCTACCCGATTCCGCCGATGATCCACGGTGCCACCCAGTCGGCCACCTGGATGTCCATCTTCTCCGGCCAAACCACCGTGCTCGCACCGGAATTCAACGCCGACGAGGTGTGGCGCACGATCCACGAGCACAAGGTGAACCTGCTGTTCTTCACCGGCGACGCGATGGCGCGCCCGCTGCTCGACGCGCTGCTGGCAGCACAGGAAGGGGCAGAAGGCGAAGCATACGACCTGTCGTCGCTGTTCCTGCTCGCCAGCACCGCGGCGCTGTTCTCGCCGAGCATCAAGGAGAAGCTCCTCGAGCTGCTGCCCAACCGGGTCATCACCGACTCCATCGGCTCCTCGGAGACCGGATTCGGCGGCACCAGCATCGTCGCCAAGGACGCGCCGCACAGCAGCGGCCCGCGGGTGACCATCGACCACCGCACCGTCGTGCTCGACGAGGAGGGCAACGAGGTCAAGCCCGGCTCCGGGGTGCGCGGCTTCATCGCCAAGAAGGGCAACATTCCGGTCGGCTACTACAAGGATGAGAAGAAGACCGCCGAAACGTTCAAGACCATCAACGGTGTCCGCTACGCGATCCCGGGCGACTGGGCCATGGTCGAGGAGGACGGCACCGTGACGATGCTGGGCCGCGGCTCGGTGTCGATCAACAGCGGCGGCGAGAAGATCTATCCCGAAGAGGTCGAGGCGGCGCTCAAGGGCCACCCCGACGTCTTCGACGCGCTGGTGGTCGGCGTGCCCGACCCGCGCTACGGACAGCACGTGGCCGCCGTCGTGCAGCCGAGGCCGGGGTCCCGGCCGACGCTGGCCGAACTGGACCGCTTCGTGCGCTCCGAGATCGCCGGATACAAGGTGCCGCGCAGCCTTTGGCTGGTTGACGAGGTCAAGCGCTCGCCCGCGGGCAAACCGGATTACCGCTGGGCCAAGGACCAGACCGAGGCGCGGCCCGCCGACGACGTGCACGCCGCTCACGTGAGCGCTTGA